A stretch of DNA from Hippoglossus stenolepis isolate QCI-W04-F060 chromosome 16, HSTE1.2, whole genome shotgun sequence:
CTCTTCTCTGTAATTCCTCTTAATGCCTTGATCACCCCGACATTAATCCACACGGCTTTTCTTTCATGAAGGCCCCCCACCGGCTCACCTGCTGTGTCCCTTTAATCGGGACACGACGGGGGAAGATGGATGAAGTGATCTTTCACTAGGCGTCTTTCTGCTCCATCGTGCCATTTCCAATATGGCCTGCACGACCTTCACTCCGCCCCTCTCCGTCCGTCCTGCCAGGTCTCCCCCCTTCGTCTGGTCAGGATCTGTCCACCCCCTGTCCGCCGCCATTAATGTCCAAACTGTAGTGAACATGCTGCTGAAGTAAGTAAGGACATGTGGACGAACTCCAAACTAGAATCAGATCTGTTATTGAATCTTAAGCCTCAGTGGAGTCCAATTATTATATCGGCATGCCCAAGCAATTATCACATTCTCTGGTCTTAGTTGCTTAGCAACCCAATCCCATCCATCATGTCTGATGTGATGTGTGCAGGTGTTATACCACACCCCTCAATTCGTCCTCTCGCCCAGGTTGTCGCGCTGCTGCCCCCCCCGCAGCTGAGGGTCACGCAGGCTGGATGGGTTATGTTTCCTCCAGGCTCTGCCGGGATGGGCATACCACCCGAATCCGCTGACCTCAGGAACATTGACGCCAGCTCTGCGAGAGCCACAGGCCAACAATGGTCGCATTGAAAAAAAGAGGGTTATTCAGTCCTTTTACATGCATATTAATAATCTGATTAcaaccacataaacacacaaatggcTGATTCGTACACTGGTCTTAATCCCTCATAAAACAATCTACACAATTCacacaatgacaacaaaaataaagaaaaaaacaaaaagcacaaatgaTACAATGAAATCCTACATTGATCACCTGAATTCAGAACATGAACCAAACCATAAATATGATAGCAGGAtgaacaaagtaaaacaatgaaCAATACCTGGTGGAATGtaactaaatatatttactcaCGTATTGCTCACTTTCACAAGTACACATTTGAAGTACTTGTGCTTTGGTTTAACACTGTTTACTCTACTTCGTGCTTCTAGTTCACTGCAATTCAAACTATATACTGTCCTCCGCTTCATTATTTCTACAACTAATAAACTAtgactttataaaaaaaatatgtataatgcatatgataaaaaatgaaaactaccCAGTAATACATGAAAGTAAAAATCGAATCCTAAATAAATGTAACAGAAGTTTGACTGTGAGTGCTGACTCGGCTGACTTTTCCTTTATAACTGACTATTTTTACACAGTTGTAGTGCTACTTgaggaaatgacaaaaacaccCTTATATGGAACTAGAAAACAAATTGAGGCCCTTCCTTCTAATTTTGGTGACACACAAATcaagatgatgtgatgatgtaacTGTCTGATAGGTGAGGAAGAATGATGAGGACCGAGCCtatttgtctgtgtgaaatCTGAGAGGCGGTAACATGAGCGAAGATGACCTATAGGCAGGGGAGGCGACGGAGAGTGACCAGACGGGCCAGTGCGAGTTTTCTCCGAACGTCAGGAGACAGGGTGACTCacgagctggaggaggaacaaACGAACAGAGATTACACACTGGCCCACGACATGACAGGCATGCCCGGGGTGGTTTGAAGTAACAGCATCGTGCAGAAAGTGTATTCTTAGATTGAgactcctgctgctgtcagtggcCGTGATGTGTGTGGCTAACAGATGCGGGCCCGGGCCTCTGGATTCCCCACGTTGAAACCTAAACCTTGAGCAGAAACTTCATGAATCAGTGCTGAGCGGACATTGCACACATACTGGGCTGTGATATAGTGCGGGTTGAGAGCAGCAGGTGATTTACTGGACGAGCGGCAGCCTGACAGAAGCACTGATGAAGGGGAGAGGCTGCGGAGAAAAAAGATGAGAGGATTTAGAGTTAACTTGTCAGTGCCATCCTGAATAGTGTTGTGCATTTCATTTTACACAAGCCATTGTGAGGGGAATCTCTGGGGAGAGGCCATAAAGCATCCCATATCTATTTGTCACATGGCTGCAGCAGATGtggtgaaataaacacacacacacacacagtcacacttaCCGATTCACTCTCATCTCTTTCTATTCCAGGAAGAAAAAACAGTGCAGCTCCCGTGGAAGGTAAAGAGCAACATTTGTTACTCCTGTTGGATTGTCTTCGTAAATCACCAAGAGGATAACAAGATCAGTTCATTAAATTCAATAGCTGGTGTCGTGTAAATCAGATCATCCACACGTGATAAAGTTTAATGCATTTTCCCTCTAATGCTCTGATTATCTCTCCTGTCTGTTCCCTCAGAGAAGCTGCCGCAATATGAGCCAAATGTCCCTGAACCCACCACCAGGGCTGACTTCATGAAATGTAACTtatacttttatgtttttaatgtttatttcaaaagaaaatccagCATCACTGCCATACAGTGAAAATGATGGCCAGTCAGTATTGATTCAAGCCAGTTGTGGATAGTAGTGGAGTGAAGTATGGAGTCTTTGTTGTGCcaaaatatgatttattaagtcattaaaaggtttaatacattttgaatattaAGATAGCGATAGATTTATAATTATTAACacacagaataataaaacaatataagaCATATCGAGAtatgattaatcaataaatgtttgtttccacatttaaacagattttctAACCCTATCACTTTTGTTACTTGGgtaactttaaaaacaatttcaataAGTCTTGATTTCATGTGTCCCTCCTCCTTTCTGTCAGATTTTTTCCAGCCCTCTCTGGATGATAAAACTGCACAGAAACTGTTGTGGATTTCAGAGAGCGGCTCCAAAGTGGCTCGTACGGCTGATGCAGTCTGCCCGTATCCCAACAGGCCTGAGAGATACGACCACTCACCACAGGTAGGCCGCTAACAAAACAGTGATCACACCTGCAGTGTCATCACTGGTCTCAGTCATTGTGGAATGAGAGGGAGCATGAGAGACGGCGGTCAtgtgacaaaacattttttgcgGACGAGTGGTTTAATCGAGAacaatgatgtgtttttaattagcAGAAGAAGTAGAAAgttgcataaaataaaaaaaaattgagtaAACCATCTCAAAATAGTACTTAATTACAGTAACTGAGTAAATGAACATAGTTACTTTCCGACACGTTtccttaaaaatatttttggggattctggtttgtttcctgcagttatttcaaaataaaatttcaCACATCAATAAACTGCATTACATTGTCATGTAATTCTTTGCACCATggaccatgtcccatctgctaacatggatgaggtaAGGTCTATGacttactgcagccagccaccaggggtctATCAAGaagttttggcttcactttctttggaactgtcatgtcgtccCTCTATTTAGTCTATGGTCCCAAGAAGATCAGCCATTTTTATATAACAATTAAATACGTTAAGTCTTTTTTCATCAAAAGGAATTGTTGATCAATTCTTTTTACAATCAACTCTAATTCTGAGACTCGTCTTGTGTAATGTTGGACCTTCTTCTCCTCAGGTGCTGTGTAAGGAGAATCTGCTGGGCCATCGAGGGTACTGGGAGGTGGACTACGAGGGGTGGGTGGTGATCGGGGTGATCTCTGAGAGTGCGCCCCGGAAGGTCCAGGAGGGGGTCTGCGGCCTCGGGGAGAACAGTGGCTCCTGGGGAGTCGGGTGGTCCGGCTCCTGCTACCAGGTGTGGCACAATGGCGAGAATGTGGACGTCAAGCTCACCCCGTCCTCCACCATAGGAGTATATGTTGACCAGCCCGCCGGCATCATCAAGTTCATGCTGCTGGAGGGGGAGGGCGAGAAGGAGGTGCGGCTGATTCACAAGTTCAAGGTCAACGTCCAGGAAAAGCTCCTCCCCGGCTTCTGGATCGGCACCGATTCCTTCTCCCTCATCCGGAAAAAGGATCAGTGACAAATTAGAGCAGGTTTGGGTGGGAGGGGGGCGGGAGGGGTCACATGGTGTAAATTTAAGAAGGTGTCAAGTTGTTTGGGGAACAAGTGTCGGAGTTGTAGAGCCGAACCGAAGCACGTCGTGAAATCTCTGTAGCTTGTGTTCGCTTTCTCTGGTGCATGAAGAAAGCTTTTCAAATCCAAATATAACCAAATGtgccttattttatttattattgtgtatctatttacttattttatttaagaTAGAAAATAGGCAAAGCGgtgtatgtttatatatacacaggGCTTTACATGTACTTGAGTGCTTGTTTAACTTCAGAGtctatgtattttttatgtgcTATATGTAGtcaataaattaaattgttGTGTAATATCACAGacgtcatgttttttttacctgccaGTGGCTAAAGGCATTCTATTTCCGGGTagtctgtccgtcccattcttgtgaacacaatatctcaagaacgctttgagggaatttcttcaaatttagaacacacactcagttgGACTCggggatgaactgattagattttggttgAAGGTCGAAGGTCACTGTGATGGTGGTCGAACGTCCAAGGACctcacaaaaaaatgttttggcctcttgaacacgatctctcaaatctgccttgagggattttcttcaaattttccTCCGTTGTCACTTGTACTCAAAGATCAGATTTCACGtatcaaaggtcacggtgacctaATATGAGTctgtaaaaagaaatgatgtAGACTGGTAGAGGGGTACAACCGCAGGGCTGTATTAGTTCGTATTCCTAAATATCAGGGGTGTGCagcaaaacagatttttatagTGTAGTACTAGTGCCCTCTGGAGGATCATAGTGGTATAACACCctcacacaaaatcacacagtCTTCTCGCTCTCTTGGTGTTGCTCCTTTATTTGTAACATAAAAGTAATTCCTggaacatttatttgtttttgaaatgtcaaatgtggacatttgttcattttcaatcaacccatcttctctcttccctacacacaaacacacacacacacacacacacacacacacacacacacacagtcacacacacagtcactttcTCATTCACTCAACATCTGGAGCgaagtaacaaaacaaaaaagaacgCCATCCCCTATAATGCTGTATTGATTTACAATCATTCGATCAGTCAGTCATTCATTggcaaaagtaaaagtacaaacagGCATGTTATGAGGAGGTGCTGGGGTCCTCCgctcacattttttaaaagcaacatgCTTCTTGTTACTTCAACTTTTTCCTCAGGTCCAGTACTAATGTAGTGTTTGGAGACGTGAAGTCACTAGTGTTGTGAAATGTGTAGTGAcgaggtggtggtggttggttggttggttggttggttggtggagTGATGGAGTGATAGTGTCGAAAATGTTATTAGTGTTCATAACATTTCTTTCTCCGTTACTCCTCGAAGCATGTGCCGTAAATTTTGGTTAGTGAGATAAATGGAGGTACTAGCTTTTACACCGTTTCACAAACTGTACGTCACATCTGCCAAAATACAGGCCCCGCCTCAGCCATCCGTTGTCATGACAATATCTTTCTCCACGTTTTCTTCtccactctcactcactcccctctatccctttctctctctcttccccctgcTCGCCTCACACCCTCCCTCTCAGTGCTTCAGGGAGAAGTCCCCGGTGTTGAGGCGGGGCCGAGGCAGGGCCCCGAACATTTCCGTCCCGTCGGTGGCCCCGGGGGCCAGCAGGGCTTTCATACTGGCCGCGATGTGATCCAAGTCAGCACAGCCCACctagaggacacacacacacacacacacacagaggagactgTGTTAACAAGGCACAGGAGGGTCATGGGGGGTCAGAGACGAGAACCTGGACGTAAAAGGGGAAAATCCAAATTCCTGACGCTCATTCACTCAGAAAAAAATTCTTTGTGAGAGGTTACTTGTAAAGTATTTTCCCAGCATGACCTCACACAAATGTCACACATACTTTTACGGTCACATGAACTGATGGAGCTGTCGTGACCATTAGCTGGTGCATCAGAATACTGGGAGGTGaattgtttctttgtcttgGTCTTTAGATGCCATGAAACATGTCAGCatcgacaacaacaacatcagcagccgcagcatcataaacaaacaaacagctcgTTTCATTCATCAGTTCTTTCATTACCCGTTTCTTTTAGGAAAATTAGTTGAGGTATTTCAATTTAACTAATGGaagcagaacatttttattttatctgtagAATATATTCTAAAggttaaagtaaattaaattgtctatttgatggagagaaaaaacaactttcagtCACTCGTCGTGGCggatgaagcagcagcagatttacAAACACCCAATTCTTAAGATGTATTGGACACTCACTGACATCTACATTGTCACCATATTTAGTAGAGatattaaaacatccataacgCCCCtaaattgaacttttcagaCCAACGTTCCTACACTTTCCTACTGATTTGCAGATCTATTCTGaattagaaaaaatatcaaaactagaataaattcactggatccacatttttatttggatctgctcgCACTCACAAACGTCTCCTTTAAACATCACTctcctaaatatgtctgatatTTTATGGCAGTTTCAATGTCTATATCTGGCAAATATGTGACAAACGTAAATATTTGCAATCCTTCATGtccctgtttcaaagtaaaagcactagtgtttctgtgactgaatccattcatttaatttaacaagGTTTTATAGTTATTGTAGGACCGGACGTTGCACAGCTACATACCGCAGAGTGCTGGCGTTTGGTCAAGTACTTGGACCTACTTTTATTCGAGGAAATACAGAAatcataccagaaacctcacggAGCCGCTCCACAGCAGACACGTGCCCAGTTTGAGCAACTAACGCGTACAAGCATTTGCACAAGCAGATCAGCAACACAGCCGTCACGTCACATGCACTCGGTGTGGCCCGGGTGTAATGGGTTCTTACTCGGGTCATgcctcacccctccacaaagtttcatggaaatggGTTCAGTAGTTTATGACAGTCGGAcagacactgatgaaaacataacctcctcggctGAGTGAATTACTTAACTAGATTAGCTCCAGAAACACGAGCAGTAATATTCACATATTAGAAGATAAAGCTGCTAATGAGTGTGGGGATTTTTTACAAAGGCTTTTAGACAGAGTTGTaattttttacatgtttttgcCTATGTCAATGATGATAatgcatgaattatttttgGCAAAAAAGTTTCATTCATAATGTGTGTGGATCTTTGTTCTATTAAAACTCTGAAGGTGAGAACTCTTTTACTTTCGCTGAGTCTCATGAGTCCCCTCTTGTTATTAGGAGTGGTAAATTATCTGATGAAAGTGCTTTACAGGGCCAAAGAAGTTATAAACAGAGTTCCACCATAACAGacagagagcaaacacacacatacactctaAATAGAATCACATAGAGTCCAGTAGTAGTGCATAGAGACACAGATCTGgtacacatactgtaaataacCTGAATGCCTGTTTAAACCAAACACCTTTGACCCACAGAATCaacaaacctttaaaatataCGTAGGGCATTTTACAACTTTGGTGCTATTTTCTCAAAAGCCCTGTCACCACACGTCTTTAGACAGCTGTGTGGGAAGTGTAATAGATTTAAATAGTcagatctgagagagagagcggattAATAAAGGTGGAGGAGATCCGTGAGATATGTAGGGTCTTGATGGTGCAGTGATTGTGTAGTAAGAATGAGAATTTTAAACTAAATTGTGTAAGTGAAGAGAACTAAGAATGGGAGCATCTGTTTGACCTAACGAGAGGTCTAGCTGTGGCATTTTGGATCGCTCATAGATGATCTGTTGATCTATTCACCTGGTTTCAAACTTCAGCTTAATCTTGATTTAAGGCCAAATACATCAGGCTAATCCCCTCACCTCACTTTGAGACACGTGCTCCAGAACATTAcaagcccaattcatgcttctggATCAAATCTACACCGTAGCTCCCGTGTAGCCTACGTGTAGACGTACACACTTCGCAGAACACTAAGGCGTACCCTGACGTGCACCTTACCAAAGATTTAACTACGTGTTGCGTTAACGCAGACCACAAGAGCTGCGATTGATCCACTTGGTGGCATTGCATTTCCGGCAGACAGTATTTCTGACATCTCCTGCTTCGCATCACTTGATTTAATGGTCGAACAGACCACCTCCTccgacgtctttcttttcttcgttgcagttctttaagaaaaagtaattgctcttcaacatctatctgctccaactccaacatgataacactcgccattgttctggTGTAAACAGAGACACCgtagagaatttgtaaataagcggaCCGGAAACTGGAAGAAACTCAACACAGAAGCATTGAAACTCTACGGTCACTAGCGTTTCAGTGGTGTAATTGCAGAGCAACGCGCACACACCTACACAATTTTGAATGCTCACAACGGCGTAGGCCCAGTGCAAAGGCTACACGCGTACCTACGGTGTAGCTTCGACGGCCTCAAGTCTCACAGTGCAAACCAGCAGCTTCTGTGACAAGctactttgtgtgtttgagtgtgttctCACCCGCTCTCCGCTGTTGCCGTCTCCCTGAGCGCCTCGggttcctctgcagctccacacggGCACAGATACAGGCAGCGAGCGGGCCAGAGCCATGGGGTGGGCATGACGGGATGAGTACACAGAATGACCCATGGCCATgccacgaggaggaggaggggcgtCCTCACTCAAAGAGCCTAAGACATATAGAAACAAAAAGAATGAATGGAGATAATGAACATAAACGGACATACATGGAGTCGAGATATCAAACTCTTACCATCagtgctctcctcctccccatccgATTCAAAGAACGGCTCACAGTCCCGAGACAGAGAGTCCTCGTCCATCGAGAACACACCTGCAGCAGAAGGACCATAAATCTTAAGAATACTTAAAGAGACACAGATAAACCAAGGGGGAGGGTTTCACACAACGAATTGAATTTGCAAACGATTAATAATcgtttgaaatataaatatcaaaatagTCACGTGACActtggaaaacaacaaaatacgTGGAATGTTagtacaaaatataaaactcgTCCTATCTTTtaaaacagaataataatattgttgGGTTTGGAGTGAAACGGTTCTTTCGTCCTGTATAGTGTCGCACGCCCACGACCAACTGTCTCGCTCCTCACCTGCACTTTCATTCCCATAGGGTCTCCTCTCAtccatgtcctcctcctcttcctcgtcttcgCACTCTTCTTCCAAATCCACGATCCCAGAGCTCTGTCTCCCTCGCTCGGCCTCCAGCATGCTACTCTCCCTCTCTTCGTTACCGTTCTGCCCGGCGACCTGCCCGGTACCAGCTCCTGAGCTGTAGATTGATGGGTAGTTCTGGGAGTACTGTCTGCTGTTGGGGCTGACTCCGCCCACCACACCGTCTCCTGTAAAGCTCTGTGACGACAGCAAAACAACCCAGAATAGTATGGATGAGAACACTGTGATGGAGTGGTACCACAGTGCAGTGTGACACACAAGCAGACCACTCACCCCCCTGTGTCccgggtcagaggtcaggtcaACCACCAGCTTGgttcctccctcccccccagaCTGGCGTGTGTGCTTGTGGGCTGTTAGCATGGTCGTGGAGTGCAGCACGCCGATGTCGTCCATGTAGCGGCGCGCCGACTCGGCCAGGAACCCCTGACCCCAAATGCTGTAGGAGAAATCACACTCCCTCGGAAAGGCACTGCTGCTCTCCCGCTTCCTCACCCCGTCGCCATCGCCCGCTGACGACCGGAACTTCTTGCAGGCTGTCAGTATGGCCAGGTCGCAGCCTGACTTTTGGCAGTATGTTTCCACTGCAGAAAGTAGCGCCAGCCAGCTCTCCTTGTGGTTGTCTGGGATCTCAGGCTCAGACAACTTGGTGATGGAGGCCATGATGTTGCTAAGTGCTGTTTATAGCTTTCTTTAGTGGACTACGTGGACGAGAACAATGCTGATGAATGTTGAAGAGTTTAAAGACTAACCAGAAGCTCGGATACGGCTGATTCTGAGGAGCATTAAACTCAATAAAGCACAGTTACAAGTTATCAGTTGAAGCTTTGGTAGCTGTGGTGCACCTGAAAACTTGAGATTTGTTTCTTCTGTCTTGCTggtgttgaaaatgtttttgcacTGGCGAAGAATGCTCGATCAGGTAGAGAGGCACTAGGTGACTTTAagatatgataaatatattaatgtaaatataattatatgtatatttatagtGGCCGATGTCCTTACACGCACTGGAGAGCcaggggagagaaaagctgTTGCCAAGTTGCTGGTGATACCTGGgtagataaaaacaaaatatgagttaacacagggtcaacagcaCAATGAGAAGGGTCGGATGAGATGAACGGGTCAGCTCAGAAATAAGAGCAACGtcatagaaaatataaaatgaggaaattgatttaaacacagtagatgacaattaaaataaaatcaaaaactaAACCCAACCCAGTATTAATCATCCTAGGAGCTCAGCAACATCTGTTGTCTTATGGACTTCTCATTGCTATGACACTCTTTCTTTTATTCCGGAGGAAGTGTCAACTGTTGAATTAAGACTAACTGAGCTGACAGTGAAAACTTGCTCTTagataaaacttttatttggCCCCCCATAATCTCCAATCTGTAACGGTGAAACAACACAAATTCTGTTTATAAAAATTTAGGCTACATGCAATATTAGGTAACACTCCTGGGCTGGGTGTGGACATTCTGGTTTTACTGCTCAGTGTGTGATGCCAGGATTGTTTCTTTTCATAACATCTGGCAAATAGTCTACACGCAGACTAAGACAGTGCATATCCAGGATATGTGTGGTTAGCAACAATCCACACTAAATGAGATAAGAAAAGGGAAGAGCAGAGGGTGGTGGATAAAAGACTAACTagacaacaggaaaaacaagaaaaaggaaTCTAGTATAATGTTACATGTTTGATTGTTAACAAACCAGATCCTGCTTTAATAGTAAActgattgtatttgtatatCAGATTTTTTTCGTCAGACAAAAAGACTCATTTCAATATGTCACCTTAGAACCTGGGGGACTATAATGGCCACTAATTCCTGACATGTTATGGGAAAACAATTAATAATTACGATAGTGAACATGATCCTTAGTAGATCCAGTTACCATACACCTGTCCCCATATGCAGAACATGGCATAGAAGTGAGCCGTCACCTTTTCTCAGCTTAAACTTGATACTGCCCTCATCTCagacagtttttattgtttagagttatgtgtgtttgctctaaaaaaagaaaaaggatagGTCTATTTTTCCTCAATAAAGATAtttgaaacaaacatgttgacgATAAGCTGGTGCCAAATATCAATACTTCATTATTTGGTTTATGGATATTTTACATTAGAATGATGGCACACGTTAGAAGTTATAGTGTGTTTGTTAAAAACTTAAGAGACACTAATATAAGTCCTAAtgcactttcttttacattgtcccatctcagtttgtgtctgtgaaccTGACACCAATCTGcagtgaataaatacacaaacgcTGCACTTCACCTCTTTAGGGGCATTTTCAACTCTTCTTCGGTCAGATATCGCGATGCATTGTTATAGAATTCTCCTGCAATATATCGATTATCGCAGAATTGCTGTATCGTGACATT
This window harbors:
- the zgc:195001 gene encoding tripartite motif-containing protein 16, with the translated sequence MPVPKKAGRKNSAAPVEEKLPQYEPNVPEPTTRADFMKYFFQPSLDDKTAQKLLWISESGSKVARTADAVCPYPNRPERYDHSPQVLCKENLLGHRGYWEVDYEGWVVIGVISESAPRKVQEGVCGLGENSGSWGVGWSGSCYQVWHNGENVDVKLTPSSTIGVYVDQPAGIIKFMLLEGEGEKEVRLIHKFKVNVQEKLLPGFWIGTDSFSLIRKKDQ
- the akt1s1 gene encoding uncharacterized protein akt1s1, translating into MASITKLSEPEIPDNHKESWLALLSAVETYCQKSGCDLAILTACKKFRSSAGDGDGVRKRESSSAFPRECDFSYSIWGQGFLAESARRYMDDIGVLHSTTMLTAHKHTRQSGGEGGTKLVVDLTSDPGHRGSFTGDGVVGGVSPNSRQYSQNYPSIYSSGAGTGQVAGQNGNEERESSMLEAERGRQSSGIVDLEEECEDEEEEEDMDERRPYGNESAGVFSMDEDSLSRDCEPFFESDGEEESTDGSLSEDAPPPPRGMAMGHSVYSSRHAHPMALARSLPVSVPVWSCRGTRGAQGDGNSGERVGCADLDHIAASMKALLAPGATDGTEMFGALPRPRLNTGDFSLKH